The genomic interval CCGACCTGCGGAAAGGAAGCGAGGATGAGGCCATGAGCGTGGACATCGACATCACCGGCCTGCCGCACGAGCGCGTCGGCTTCCACCTGTCGCCGCTGGCCGAGCTGGGCGCGATGCTGCACGCGCTGTCCGAGCCGGCCCACCACCCCGGGCTGCACGGCTGGGCCACGGCGACCGCCTCCGCCCTCAAGCCGGACCTGGCCGACCGGCTGACCGAGGCCGACTTCCTGTGGCGCTCGATGCGCGCGGACATCCTGCTGCCCGCGGTCCCGCGGGCCACGCTCGCCGAGGAGCTCGACGACCTCGACCGGATGGACGACGACACCTTCGTCTCCGCCGCCTTCGAGATCACCTGCTCGGGCGACTACGGCCGGCCCGCCCCCTCGCCGCTGGTCGATCCCCGGCAGCGGGCGCGGGTCCGGGAGCTGTCCGCCGCCCGGGGACCGCGCCAGGCGGAGTTCACCGAGCGGATGCTGAAGGACCCGACGGCGCTGCGGGCCTGGCTGCGCCGCCTCTTCGAGGACTGCGAGGAGGCGTTCTTCGCCGACAACTGGCAGCGCGTCCGGGTGCAGCTCGCCGCCGACGCCCGGCACAAGGCGGACCTGCTGCACCGCAAGGGGCTCGCGGAGGCCCTCACGGCCGTCTCCCCCGCCGTGTCGCTCGCCGAGGACGGATCCCGCATCGTCATCGACAAGCTGGCCAACGGCTGGACCAGAGCCTACGGCGACTCGGTGACGTTCCTGCCGACGGCCTTCGGCTGGCCGCACCTGCTCCTCGTCTACCGCCCCGGCTGGCGGCCGGTGGTGCAGTATCCGATCGCCGGCCCCGACCTCCCCCAGGTCAGCGCCCCGCGCCTGGTCCAGCAGCGCATGGAGGCGCTCGCCCACCCGGTGCGGATGCGGCTGTGCCGCACCCTGGCCCGCGGCCCGCACACCACGGGCGAGCTGGCCACCGCCTACGACCTGACGCCGCCGGAGGTGTCCCGGCACATAGCCGTGCTGAAGAAGGCGGGGCTGCTGAGCACACGGCGGCGGGGGCGGTACGTGCTGCACCAGCTGGACCTGACGGTGGTGGCGCGGATCGGGAGCGACTTCCTGGAGACGGTGCTGCGGTGACGCTCGCCGACCCGGGGCTCAAACGCTGGACGGGCTGATTTCAGCCCGTCCAGCGCTTGAGGACACCGCGCGTCAGCGCGGAAAAGGGGGCCCGGGGGCGGAGCCCCCGGTTACGGGAAGGGGCGGGGCCGGGGAAGGACCGCCGGAGGGACCCGCCGCACCCGGACCACTCGCCCCGCGCCCCTTACGCGTCGCTCACTGCCCCGCCCCGCCCCCCGCGCGGACCAGGCCGCTCTCGTACGCGAGCACGACCACCTGCACCCGGTCCCGCAGCCCCAGCTTGGTGAGGATCCGCCCCACGTGGGTCTTGACCGTGGCCTCCGACAGCACCAGCCGGGCCGCGATCTCACCGTTGGACAGCCCCTGCGCCACCAGCAGCATGACCTCGCGCTCCCGCCCGGTCAGCCGGGCCAGCTCGGCGCTCGCCGGTTCCTTCGTGGTGCTGGGCAGCATGGGGGTGAAACGATCCAGCAGGCGGCGCGTCGTGCTGGGCGCCACCACCGCGTCGCCGCTGTGCACGGCCCGGATCGCGCCCAGCAGCTCGGCCGGGGGCACGTCCTTGAGCATGAAGCCGCTGGCCCCGACCTTCAGCGCGGAGAAGGCGTACTCGTCGAGGTCGAAGGTGGTCAGGATCAGCACCTTCGGGGCGTTCTCCTGGAGACAGATGCGCCGGGTCGCCTCCACCCCGTCCAGCCTCGGCATGCGCACGTCCATCAGGACGACGTCCACCTCCGTACCGGCCAGCACCTCCAGGGCCTCCGCGCCGTCCCCGGCCTCGGCGACGACCTCCATGTCCGGCTGGGCGGCCAGCACCATGCGGAACCCGGTGCGCAGGAGCACCTGGTCGTCGACGAGCATCACGCGGATCGACATGCGGTCGTCCCTCTCTAGCGGTCGGATCGTGGCTGTGCGGATCTGGCAGTGCGGATCGTGGCTGTTCGGATCGTAGGCGGTCGTCGGGCACTGGAACGGAACGGTCCGCTCAGTGGCGGGGAAGCGGGTCGGGACAGCGGCCGGGGCGACGCCGGGGCGACGGTCCGCCGCGGGGCCGGACGACCCCGTCAGCGGCCGCCCGGCTTGATCGGCAGCAGCACGCTGATCCGGAAACCGCCCCCGGGCCGCGGCCCCGCGTCCAGCGTGCCCCCGACCATCCCGACGCGCTCGCGCATGCCGATCAGGCCGTGGCCCATGCCGTCCGCGCCGCCCGACTCGTACAGCTCGTGCTGCGCGCCCCGGCCGTCGTCCTCGACCAGCAGGCCCAGCCCGTCGTCGAAGAACGTCAGCCGGACGCTGGCGCCGGCGTCCGGACCGCCGTGCTTGCGGGTGTTGGTGAGGGCCTCCTGGACGATGCGGTACGCGGTCAGCTCCACACCGCTCGGCAGCGGCCGGGGCGCCCCCTCCACCTGGAAGTCCACCGGCAGTCCGGCCCCGCGCACCTCCTCCACCAGGTCGCCGATCTGCTCCACGTCGGGCTGCGGGACGTACTCGCCGCCCTCGGCGCCCTCCTCCGTGCGCAGCACCCCCAGCAGCCGGCGCATCTCGGCCAGCGCCTGGCGGCCGGTGCCGGAGATCGTCTCCAGGGCCTGCTTGGCCTGCTCGGGCGAGGCGTCCAGGACGTACGCGGCGCCGTCCGCCTGCACCACCATCACCGAGACGTTGTGCGCGACGACGTCGTGCAGCTCCCGCGCGATGCGCGCCCGCTCCGCCGTCACCGCCATCTTCGCCTGCTGCTCGCGCTCCTTCTCCAGGCGGCCGGTGCGCTCCTCCAGCTGCGCCCAGTACGCGCGGCGGGTGCGCATCGAGTCGCCGAGGACCCAGGCGAGCGCGAACGGGACGGTCATGAAGACCGTGCCGATGATCTCCTGGTTGATCCCGCGCCCGGAATCGCTCCAGCGGAGGTTGGCGATGAGCGGTGCGAGCAGTCCGCCGATCAGGGCGAACCGCGACGCCCAGCGGACCGGTCCCGAGGCGACGGTGTAGATGATCACCAGCATCGCGAAGTCGGCCAGCTGCTGCGGTGAGTCGAGGATCAGCTGCGCCACCCCGGCCGCCGTCGCCAGCAGCAGCATCTTCACCGGGGAGCGCCGCCGCAGAGCGACCACCAGGCACAGCAACGCCGCGACGCCCAGGTCGCCGATGGCGCCTCTGCCGCCCTCCTCGGCGATCACCACGCCGCTGAGGCCGAACAGCAACACGGCCCAGAAGCTGTCCACACCCGTCGGGTGCCTGCGGAGGAAGTCGTAGAGGCGCTGCACGTCACCCAGCGTAGGCACGTCGCGTACGTGCTGGGGTCAATCGGACGATCGATCCGGCGACGCCCCGCCTACTCCCCAAGGTGGAGGCGGTGTGCCCACGAAGGGCGCATAGCGTGTGCGTATGGCAAGCGGAACACGAACGTGGCGGGCCGCCACCGAGGTCGCGCTGTACGGCCCGAACGGCTTCTACCGGCGCCCGGAGGGCCCCGCCGGGCACTTCCGTACCTCTGTGCACGCCTCCCCGCTGTACGCCGGGGCCGTCGCCGAGCTGCTGCGCCGGGTCGACGACGCGCTGGGGCACCCGGCGGAGCTGGCGTTCACCGACGTCGGGGCGGGCCGGGGCGAGCTGCTGACCGGGGTGCTGGCGCGGGTGCCGGCCGGGCTGGGCGCGCGGCTGCGCCCGTACGCCGTGGAACGGGCCGCGCGCCCGCCGGGGCTGGACGCGCGCATCACCTGGCTGAGTGACGTCCCGGACGGCGTCGAAGGGCTGCTCTTCGCCAACGAGTGGCTCGACAACGTCCCGGTGGACGTCGCCGAGGCCGACGCGGACGGCACCGCCCGCCAGGTGCTCGTCCAGGAGGACGGCGAGGAGCTGCTCGGCGAGCCGGTGTCGGGCGAGGACGCCGAGTGGCTCGCCCGCTGGTGGCCGCTGGAGGGGGCGCCCCCCGGCAGCCGCGCCGAGATCGGCCGGCCGCGGGACGCCGCCTGGGCGCGGGCCGTGGGCAGCCTGCGGGCGGGGCTGGCCGTCGCCGTCGACTACGCGCACCGGCGCGACGCCCGGCCGCCCTTCGGGACGCTCGCCGGCTTCCGCGAGGGCCGCGAGGTGCGGCCGGTGCCGGACGGCTCGTGCGACATCACCGCCCATGTCGCCCTGGACGCGTGCGTCCGGCGCGGCGGCTCCCTGCTCACCCAGCGCGTGGCGCTGCGCGCGCTCGGCGTCGACGGCGCCCGGCCGCCGCTGTCCCTGGCCTCCTCGGACCCGGCGGCGTACGTACGGGCCCTGGGGGCGGCCGGCGAGGCGGCGGAGCTGACGGCCCCGGCGGGGCTGGGCGGGTTCGGCTGGCTGCTCCAGCCGGTCGGCGGCGCCTGCGCGGACCTGCTGCGGACCGGCGGCGACCACCCCGGGGCGGAGGGCTGACAAACTACTCCCCATGGCCCCTCCTCCTGGTTCCCCTGGTTCCACCGGTATCCCCGGCCGCACGGGTCTCTCCGAGACGACCGTCGGCGTGGGCGGCGCGGCGGAGAGCACCGACATGGTGCTCAACATCGGGCCGCAGCATCCGTCCACGCACGGCGTGCTGCGGCTGCGGCTGGTCCTGGACGGCGAGCGGATCCAGCGCGCCGAGCCGGTCGTCGGCTATATGCACCGCGGCGCGGAGAAGCTCTTCGAGGCGCGCGACTACCGGCAGATCATCATGCTGGCCAACCGCCACGACTGGCTGTCGGCGTTCTCCAACGAGCTGGGCGTCGTCCTCGCCGTGGAGCGGATGCTCGGCATGGAGGTGCCGGAGCGTGCCGTGTGGACGCGGACGCTGCTGGCCGAGCTCAACCGGGTGCTCAACCATCTGATGTTCCTCGGCTCCTACCCCCTGGAGCTGGGCGGCATCACCCCCGTCTTCCACGCGTTCCACGAGCGCGAGGAGCTCCAGGCGGTGATGGAGGAGGTCTCCGGCGGCCGGATGCACTACATGTTCAACCGCGTCGGCGGCCTGAAGGAGGACCTGCCGGCCGGCTGGCTCGGCCGGGCCCGGCACGCGGTGGCCCAGGTCCGCTCCCGGATGGACGTCTACGACCGGCTGGTCCTCGGCAACGAGATCTTCCGGGGCCGTACCCGCGGCGTCGGCGTGCTCTCGCGGGACGCCGTGCACGCGTACGGGGTCAGCGGGCCCATCGCCCGCGCGTCCGGCGTCGACTTCGACCTCCGCCGCGACGAGCCGTACCTCGCGTACGGCGAGCTCCAGGACACCCTGCGGGTCGTCACCCGCGAGGACGGGGACTGCCTGGCCCGCTTCGAGTGCCTGCTGGAGCAGACGCACAACTCCCTGGAGCTGGCGGAGGCGTGTCTGGAGCGGATCGGGGAGCTCGCGCCCGGCCCGATCAACCAGCGGCTGCCGAAGGTGCTGAAGGCTCCGGAGGGCGCGACGTACGCGTGGACCGAGAACCCGCTGGGGCTCAACGGCTACTACCTGGTCTCCAAGGGCGACAAGACGCCGTACCGGCTGAAGCTGCGGTCGGCGTCCTTCAACAACATCCAGGCGCTGACCGAGCTGCTGCCGGGGACGCTGGTCGCCGACATGGTGGCGATCCTGGGTTCGCTGTTCTTCGTCGTCGGCGACATCGACAAGTGACCGGCGGGGCCGGCGGGTGACCTGAGGGGCCTGACTCGCCCGCGCACGACGACGGCCCCCGGCGGAGATCCGCCGGGGGCCGTTTCCGGTGCGGGCCGCGCCGCGAGGCTCCGTCAGGAGATGGCGGTGCGCAGCTCCGCGATGTCTATCTGCTCGGTCTCGTCGTGCGCGGTCAGGTCGATGACGTCGCCCTCGGCCTCGCCGTCGGCACCGGCCTCGACCTCGGCGAGGGCCTCCTCGCCGACGACGTCCGCGAGGTCGGTCTCCTCGACGGGGCGCGGGGGCAGGGGCTGCTGGGTGCCGAAGAAGTCGAAGCCGCCCTGGGCACGGGACGCGGGGCGCCGCGCGGCGGCGGGCTGCTGCGGCAGGACGGCCTTCGGGCCGGCCGGGGCGGCGGCGGGGCCGATGGCCCTGGGCGCCTTGTCCATCCCCTTGGCCGTCTCCTTGGCCGTTCCCGCCGCCTTGTCCGTCCCGGCCGGCTTCGCGGCGTCCGCCGCCGGGGTCCCGGCGGTGGCGTCGGCCGTCGCGGTGGCCGCGCCGTCCTCGGCAAGCACGTCCTCGGCGAGCGCGTCCTCGGCGTCCTCGCCCGCTTCCTCCGCGGCCTCCGCGTCCGCCTCCGCCTGCTGGAGCGCGGCGTTGCGCTCCAGGTCGCGGAGGGCCTCGGCGGCCTTGCGGTAGGCGGCCGCGGCGACGATCGAGCCGGGCGTGCCCGCGGGCGCGGTGGACTCCAGGGCCTTCGCGGGCCGGGGCACGGAGCCCCGGGCGACCCGGCGGCCCTCCAGCGCGCTGGCCCGCTCGGTCTCGGCCGTGGCGTAGCGGCGCAGCAGATCGGCGTGTTCGGTGCGGAGCCGGGCGAGCTCGGAGCGCTTGCCGCGCAGCTTGCCCTCCAGCTTGGCCCGGATCGCGCGGACCTCCTCCAGCTCCGACTCGAGCTCGGCTATGCGCTCCTCGGTCTTCCACTCGTCCCGCACCCGGGCGGCGGTGAGCTGGGCGACCCGCTTTCCGGCGGAGCGGTCCCAACGGCGCATCAGCACGGCGCCGACCACCGCGGCGGCAGCCGCCGCCGCGGCGAGGCCCCGGATGACGACCGTTTCACCTACCACCCAGGCACCGGCGGCAGCGGCGACCGATGTCGCGGCGACCGTCGATGGGGGAAGAAGCCTGTGCAGGGGCGGCGAATGGCGGTGGCGTCCTCGTGGCATGGCCTGAAACTTACCGTGCGTCGCCTCGGGAGTGTGACTCCACCACCAAACTCTTCC from Streptomyces albireticuli carries:
- a CDS encoding DUF5937 family protein; the protein is MSVDIDITGLPHERVGFHLSPLAELGAMLHALSEPAHHPGLHGWATATASALKPDLADRLTEADFLWRSMRADILLPAVPRATLAEELDDLDRMDDDTFVSAAFEITCSGDYGRPAPSPLVDPRQRARVRELSAARGPRQAEFTERMLKDPTALRAWLRRLFEDCEEAFFADNWQRVRVQLAADARHKADLLHRKGLAEALTAVSPAVSLAEDGSRIVIDKLANGWTRAYGDSVTFLPTAFGWPHLLLVYRPGWRPVVQYPIAGPDLPQVSAPRLVQQRMEALAHPVRMRLCRTLARGPHTTGELATAYDLTPPEVSRHIAVLKKAGLLSTRRRGRYVLHQLDLTVVARIGSDFLETVLR
- a CDS encoding response regulator, which gives rise to MSIRVMLVDDQVLLRTGFRMVLAAQPDMEVVAEAGDGAEALEVLAGTEVDVVLMDVRMPRLDGVEATRRICLQENAPKVLILTTFDLDEYAFSALKVGASGFMLKDVPPAELLGAIRAVHSGDAVVAPSTTRRLLDRFTPMLPSTTKEPASAELARLTGREREVMLLVAQGLSNGEIAARLVLSEATVKTHVGRILTKLGLRDRVQVVVLAYESGLVRAGGGAGQ
- a CDS encoding sensor histidine kinase is translated as MQRLYDFLRRHPTGVDSFWAVLLFGLSGVVIAEEGGRGAIGDLGVAALLCLVVALRRRSPVKMLLLATAAGVAQLILDSPQQLADFAMLVIIYTVASGPVRWASRFALIGGLLAPLIANLRWSDSGRGINQEIIGTVFMTVPFALAWVLGDSMRTRRAYWAQLEERTGRLEKEREQQAKMAVTAERARIARELHDVVAHNVSVMVVQADGAAYVLDASPEQAKQALETISGTGRQALAEMRRLLGVLRTEEGAEGGEYVPQPDVEQIGDLVEEVRGAGLPVDFQVEGAPRPLPSGVELTAYRIVQEALTNTRKHGGPDAGASVRLTFFDDGLGLLVEDDGRGAQHELYESGGADGMGHGLIGMRERVGMVGGTLDAGPRPGGGFRISVLLPIKPGGR
- a CDS encoding SAM-dependent methyltransferase codes for the protein MASGTRTWRAATEVALYGPNGFYRRPEGPAGHFRTSVHASPLYAGAVAELLRRVDDALGHPAELAFTDVGAGRGELLTGVLARVPAGLGARLRPYAVERAARPPGLDARITWLSDVPDGVEGLLFANEWLDNVPVDVAEADADGTARQVLVQEDGEELLGEPVSGEDAEWLARWWPLEGAPPGSRAEIGRPRDAAWARAVGSLRAGLAVAVDYAHRRDARPPFGTLAGFREGREVRPVPDGSCDITAHVALDACVRRGGSLLTQRVALRALGVDGARPPLSLASSDPAAYVRALGAAGEAAELTAPAGLGGFGWLLQPVGGACADLLRTGGDHPGAEG
- a CDS encoding NADH-quinone oxidoreductase subunit D, translated to MAPPPGSPGSTGIPGRTGLSETTVGVGGAAESTDMVLNIGPQHPSTHGVLRLRLVLDGERIQRAEPVVGYMHRGAEKLFEARDYRQIIMLANRHDWLSAFSNELGVVLAVERMLGMEVPERAVWTRTLLAELNRVLNHLMFLGSYPLELGGITPVFHAFHEREELQAVMEEVSGGRMHYMFNRVGGLKEDLPAGWLGRARHAVAQVRSRMDVYDRLVLGNEIFRGRTRGVGVLSRDAVHAYGVSGPIARASGVDFDLRRDEPYLAYGELQDTLRVVTREDGDCLARFECLLEQTHNSLELAEACLERIGELAPGPINQRLPKVLKAPEGATYAWTENPLGLNGYYLVSKGDKTPYRLKLRSASFNNIQALTELLPGTLVADMVAILGSLFFVVGDIDK